From Monomorium pharaonis isolate MP-MQ-018 chromosome 9, ASM1337386v2, whole genome shotgun sequence, the proteins below share one genomic window:
- the LOC105837817 gene encoding sodium-dependent nutrient amino acid transporter 1 isoform X2 produces the protein MYEIRQEKELGLDNVVFQIDEPHVRNGGTRYCPGNSTSVLDVQVIEPEKERATWNNSVEFLMSCIAVSVGFGNIWRFPFTAYENGGGAFLIPYVILLFLVGKPFYFLEMIIGQFSGNSSVKVWSLSPAFIGVGWAQFCSTVALATYYSSLMALTLYYLVASFSTELPWATCLKEWGDTCVDSSSKRNYSAEENIDVLYNFLNGSGKLQSSAELYFSRTVLHEKENIDDGIGWPDWKLTLCLLGSWAAVCMVLFQGVKSSGRFSYFLAIFPYLILISLLVRAVTLDGSLNGILYFITPKWSKLLEPTVWYAAVTQCFFSLSVCFGSIITYSSHNGFKHNIYRDVIIITSLDTVTSMLAGCTIFGILGNLAYELGVEDISKVVRGGAGLAFVSYPDAIAKFSVLPQLFAVLFFVMMFVLGVGSSVGMTTGIITVINEQFPKLKTWQIVVPTCLFCFLIGTVYVTPGGQFILTLVDYYGASFVVFILASFEMAGVIWIYGLENFLDDFEFMLDRKPSVYWRICWFMVTPSILIIIFIYTVATLSPLTYSGTPLPQYAQGIGWTILCIGVLQIPLWMFIAVLKNRELPFAQMLRKAFAPASGWGPREVQQRKNWIIFKEQRARDRAKRIQPIWKQIFYVLLNMEPI, from the exons ATGTACGAGATA AGGCAAGAAAAGGAACTGGGTCTCGATAACGTCGTCTTTCAAATAGACGAGCCCCACGTCAGGAATGGCGGGACAAGGTATTGCCCTGGAAACTCGACGAGCGTCTTGGACGTGCAGGTCATCGAACCGGAAAAGGAACGCGCGACATGGAACAACAGCGTGGAATTCCTTATGTCATGTATCGCCGTGTCGGTCGGTTTCGGTAATATCTGGCGATTCCCATTTACGGCTTACGAGAACGGCGGCGGCGCCTTCCTTATTCCGTACGTGATTCTGCTCTTTCTGGTGGGAAAgccgttttattttttggagATGATCATCGGACAGTTCTCTGGCAATTCATCCGTCAAAGTCTGGAGCTTGTCGCCGGCTTTCATCG GAGTCGGATGGGCGCAATTTTGCTCGACCGTCGCATTGGCAACCTACTACAGTTCGCTGATGGCGTTGACACTTTATTATCTGGTCGCATCCTTTTCTACCGAATTACCTTGGGCTACTTGTCTGAAGGAATGGGGTGACACATGTGTTGATTCGAGCTCCAAGAGAAACTACAGCGCGGAAGAAAATATTGACgttctttataatttcttaaacgGCAGCGGTAAACTTCAAAGTTCGGCTGAACTGTACTTTTC ACGAACGGTTTTGCACGAGAAGGAGAACATCGATGACGGGATCGGATGGCCGGATTGGAAACTAACACTTTGCCTTCTCGGTAGCTGGGCGGCGGTCTGCATGGTACTTTTTCAAGGTGTAAAAAGCTCCGGAagattctcttattttttagcTATTTTTCCGTATCTCATACTGATCTCGCTGTTGGTTCGCGCGGTTACTCTGGATGGCTCGCTCAACGgaattttgtactttattaCTCCAAAATGGTCGAAACTTCTGGAGCCGACTGTTTGGTATGCCGCCGTAACCCAATGCTTCTTTTCACTCTCCGTCTGTTTCGGCAGCATTATCACATACTCTTCACATAATggttttaaacataatatttacag AGATGTCATAATAATTACTTCGTTGGACACGGTTACGAGCATGTTGGCCGGTTGTACGATATTCGGGATTCTCGGTAATTTAGCGTACGAGTTAGGTGTAGAAGATATATCCAAAGTAGTCAGAGGCGGAGCTGGTCTGGCGTTCGTGTCTTATCCCGATGCGATAGCAAAGTTTAGCGTTCTACCGCAG TTATTTGCCGTGCTCTTTTTCGTAATGATGTTTGTCCTTGGTGTCGGCAGCTCAGTGGGAATGACTACGGGAATTATCACAGTAATAAATGAGCAGTTCCCCAAGCTAAAAACTTGGCAAATTGTAGTCCCAACCTGTTTGTTTTGTTTCTTAATCGGCACTGTCTACGTAACACCG GGcggacaatttattttaactctaGTAGATTATTATGGTGCGTCATTTGTTGTTTTCATTTTGGCATCTTTTGAGATGGCGGGAGTGATATGGATTTATg GTTTGGAGAACTTTTTGGATGACTTTGAATTTATGCTGGACCGAAAACCGAGTGTTTATTGGAGGATATGTTGGTTTATGGTGACAccgtcaatattaataataattttcatttataccGTGGCTACCTTATCACCTTTGACCTATAGTGGAACACCGTTGCCACAATACGCGCAAGGTATCGGATGGACGATACTCTGCATCGGTGTTCTTCAAATACCGCTGTGGATGTTCATTGCGGTGTTGAAGAATCGGGAATTGCCATTCGCACAG ATGTTAAGAAAAGCTTTTGCACCCGCGAGTGGATGGGGTCCACGAGAAGTACAGCAACGCAAGAATTGGATTATCTTTAAAGAGCAGAGAGCGAGAGACCGAGCGAAAAGAATTCAACCGATCTGGAAGCAAATATTCTACGTTCTCTTAAACATGGAACCAATATAG
- the LOC105837817 gene encoding sodium-dependent nutrient amino acid transporter 1 isoform X1, translating into MLLLSCILIRSAMVDCSGKNTFRDRQEKELGLDNVVFQIDEPHVRNGGTRYCPGNSTSVLDVQVIEPEKERATWNNSVEFLMSCIAVSVGFGNIWRFPFTAYENGGGAFLIPYVILLFLVGKPFYFLEMIIGQFSGNSSVKVWSLSPAFIGVGWAQFCSTVALATYYSSLMALTLYYLVASFSTELPWATCLKEWGDTCVDSSSKRNYSAEENIDVLYNFLNGSGKLQSSAELYFSRTVLHEKENIDDGIGWPDWKLTLCLLGSWAAVCMVLFQGVKSSGRFSYFLAIFPYLILISLLVRAVTLDGSLNGILYFITPKWSKLLEPTVWYAAVTQCFFSLSVCFGSIITYSSHNGFKHNIYRDVIIITSLDTVTSMLAGCTIFGILGNLAYELGVEDISKVVRGGAGLAFVSYPDAIAKFSVLPQLFAVLFFVMMFVLGVGSSVGMTTGIITVINEQFPKLKTWQIVVPTCLFCFLIGTVYVTPGGQFILTLVDYYGASFVVFILASFEMAGVIWIYGLENFLDDFEFMLDRKPSVYWRICWFMVTPSILIIIFIYTVATLSPLTYSGTPLPQYAQGIGWTILCIGVLQIPLWMFIAVLKNRELPFAQMLRKAFAPASGWGPREVQQRKNWIIFKEQRARDRAKRIQPIWKQIFYVLLNMEPI; encoded by the exons ATGCTATTATTATCATGTATTTTAATCCGGTCTGCGATGGTTGATTGCAGCGGGAAAAACACGTTTCGCGAT AGGCAAGAAAAGGAACTGGGTCTCGATAACGTCGTCTTTCAAATAGACGAGCCCCACGTCAGGAATGGCGGGACAAGGTATTGCCCTGGAAACTCGACGAGCGTCTTGGACGTGCAGGTCATCGAACCGGAAAAGGAACGCGCGACATGGAACAACAGCGTGGAATTCCTTATGTCATGTATCGCCGTGTCGGTCGGTTTCGGTAATATCTGGCGATTCCCATTTACGGCTTACGAGAACGGCGGCGGCGCCTTCCTTATTCCGTACGTGATTCTGCTCTTTCTGGTGGGAAAgccgttttattttttggagATGATCATCGGACAGTTCTCTGGCAATTCATCCGTCAAAGTCTGGAGCTTGTCGCCGGCTTTCATCG GAGTCGGATGGGCGCAATTTTGCTCGACCGTCGCATTGGCAACCTACTACAGTTCGCTGATGGCGTTGACACTTTATTATCTGGTCGCATCCTTTTCTACCGAATTACCTTGGGCTACTTGTCTGAAGGAATGGGGTGACACATGTGTTGATTCGAGCTCCAAGAGAAACTACAGCGCGGAAGAAAATATTGACgttctttataatttcttaaacgGCAGCGGTAAACTTCAAAGTTCGGCTGAACTGTACTTTTC ACGAACGGTTTTGCACGAGAAGGAGAACATCGATGACGGGATCGGATGGCCGGATTGGAAACTAACACTTTGCCTTCTCGGTAGCTGGGCGGCGGTCTGCATGGTACTTTTTCAAGGTGTAAAAAGCTCCGGAagattctcttattttttagcTATTTTTCCGTATCTCATACTGATCTCGCTGTTGGTTCGCGCGGTTACTCTGGATGGCTCGCTCAACGgaattttgtactttattaCTCCAAAATGGTCGAAACTTCTGGAGCCGACTGTTTGGTATGCCGCCGTAACCCAATGCTTCTTTTCACTCTCCGTCTGTTTCGGCAGCATTATCACATACTCTTCACATAATggttttaaacataatatttacag AGATGTCATAATAATTACTTCGTTGGACACGGTTACGAGCATGTTGGCCGGTTGTACGATATTCGGGATTCTCGGTAATTTAGCGTACGAGTTAGGTGTAGAAGATATATCCAAAGTAGTCAGAGGCGGAGCTGGTCTGGCGTTCGTGTCTTATCCCGATGCGATAGCAAAGTTTAGCGTTCTACCGCAG TTATTTGCCGTGCTCTTTTTCGTAATGATGTTTGTCCTTGGTGTCGGCAGCTCAGTGGGAATGACTACGGGAATTATCACAGTAATAAATGAGCAGTTCCCCAAGCTAAAAACTTGGCAAATTGTAGTCCCAACCTGTTTGTTTTGTTTCTTAATCGGCACTGTCTACGTAACACCG GGcggacaatttattttaactctaGTAGATTATTATGGTGCGTCATTTGTTGTTTTCATTTTGGCATCTTTTGAGATGGCGGGAGTGATATGGATTTATg GTTTGGAGAACTTTTTGGATGACTTTGAATTTATGCTGGACCGAAAACCGAGTGTTTATTGGAGGATATGTTGGTTTATGGTGACAccgtcaatattaataataattttcatttataccGTGGCTACCTTATCACCTTTGACCTATAGTGGAACACCGTTGCCACAATACGCGCAAGGTATCGGATGGACGATACTCTGCATCGGTGTTCTTCAAATACCGCTGTGGATGTTCATTGCGGTGTTGAAGAATCGGGAATTGCCATTCGCACAG ATGTTAAGAAAAGCTTTTGCACCCGCGAGTGGATGGGGTCCACGAGAAGTACAGCAACGCAAGAATTGGATTATCTTTAAAGAGCAGAGAGCGAGAGACCGAGCGAAAAGAATTCAACCGATCTGGAAGCAAATATTCTACGTTCTCTTAAACATGGAACCAATATAG
- the LOC105837818 gene encoding sodium-dependent nutrient amino acid transporter 1 → MGRKASYMVSSGVINLAFVVDEPVNQNGVVNGTIHEPNMRKLQPTRQQWGNDKEFLLSCIAMSVGLGNVWRFPFTAYENGGGAFLIPYIIILIVVGKPFYLLEMILGQFSSQSSVKIWNISPAFRGIGIAQFITMLALASYYCSLMALTLFYLVASFQTELPWGRCWKEWGEFCIDSLPGNHSARIENVSYSSSAELYFYKEVLREKDNIDDGIGIPDWRLSITLFLSWLTVFLVVIRGVRSSGKAAYFLAIFPYVVLIVLFVRAVTLDGSTAGILYFITPTWEKLLTPMIWYHAVAQCFFSLTVCFGAVVMFASHNNFHHDVYRDAMIVTTLDTFTSLLAGCTIFAILGNLSRELGIEDVGAVVRGGTGLAFISYPETITKFTVAPQFFSIVFFAMLFVLGIGSEVGLASAIISVVHDQFPKVKYWHVAVGTCFCEFLIGLIYVTPGGQFMITFVDYYVTSFIAFLPAIFEMIAVSWSYGMTNFLNDVNFMLKRRLSVFWRVCWSVLTPGILLIIVVYTFANLELLKYNKKFYPYLIYVVGWILFSIAVLQIPLWIAIAIFNKRHLPFRKMIREAFRPSKLWGPSNSEDRRKWLAFRDQCDTEEK, encoded by the exons GCATCATACATGGTTTCAAGCGGCGTGATAAATCTCGCCTTTGTCGTAGACGAACCGGTAAATCAGAATGGCGTCGTTAATGGGACCATTCATGAACCTAACATG CGGAAGCTGCAGCCGACACGTCAGCAATGGGGTAACGACAAGGAATTTTTGCTATCCTGCATCGCCATGTCGGTTGGTCTCGGGAATGTATGGCGATTTCCGTTCACGGCGTACGAGAATGGTGGCGGCGCTTTCCTGATAccatacattattattttgatcgTTGTAGGAAAGCCATTTTATCTGCTAGAGATGATTTTAGGGCAATTTTCCAGCCAGTCATCCGTGAAGATCTGGAACATCTCGCCAGCATTCAGAG GTATTGGCATCGCGCAATTTATAACAATGCTGGCACTGGCATCCTATTACTGTTCACTGATGGCGTTGACTCTATTCTACCTCGTTGCCAGTTTCCAGACGGAATTACCATGGGGAAGATGCTGGAAAGAATGGGGCGAGTTCTGCATAGACTCTTTACCTGGTAACCACAGCGCTAGGATTGAAAACGTCAGCTATTCCAGCTCTGCTGAGCTGTATTtcta CAAAGAGGTATTGCGGGAGAAGGATAACATCGACGACGGCATCGGTATACCGGACTGGCGGCTATCAATCACGCTCTTCCTTAGCTGGCTGACAGTATTCCTTGTAGTGATACGCGGCGTACGCAGTTCCGGCAAGGCGGCGTATTTCCTGGCGATATTTCCTTACGTGGTTCTCATCGTGCTATTCGTAAGGGCGGTTACGCTAGATGGATCTACCGCTGGTATTCTGTACTTTATCACCCCGACATGGGAGAAGCTATTGACGCCGATGATCTGGTATCATGCTGTTGCTCAATGCTTCTTCTCGTTGACTGTGTGCTTTGGTGCTGTCGTCATGTTCGCTTCACACAACAACTTTCATCATGATGTATATCG AGACGCGATGATCGTGACGACTTTGGATACTTTTACTAGTCTGCTGGCCGGTTGCACGATCTTCGCCATTCTGGGCAATCTCAGCCGCGAATTGGGGATCGAGGATGTCGGCGCAGTGGTCCGAGGTGGCACCGGATTGGCGTTCATCTCCTATCCGGAAACGATCACAAAGTTCACGGTTGCACCGCAATTCTTTAGCATCGTGTTCTTTGCGATGCTATTCGTTCTGGGTATCGGCAGCGAGGTCGGCCTTGCTTCTGCCATAATTTCCGTCGTGCACGATCAATTTCCGAAAGTCAAGTACTGGCACGTAGCGGTCGGCACTTGTTTCTGCGAGTTCTTAATTGGCCTCATATACGTCACACCG gGCGGTCAATTCATGATAACTTTTGTTGATTATTACGTGACCTCATTTATCGCTTTTCTACCAGCAATTTTCGAAATGATCGCCGTCTCTTGGTCGTATG gaATGACTAACTTCTTGAATGACGTTAACTTTATGCTGAAGAGACGGTTGTCGGTATTCTGGCGAGTCTGCTGGAGCGTTCTTACTCCTGGAATTCTCCTTATAATTGTCGTCTATACATTTGCTAATCTTGAACTACTGAAATATAACAAGAAGTTTTATCCTTATCTAATTTACG TTGTTGGTTGGATTCTTTTTTCTATCGCTGTTCTCCAAATACCTTTGTGGATTGCcattgcaatatttaataaaagacatCTTCCTTTCCGAAAA atGATCAGAGAAGCCTTTCGACCATCGAAATTATGGGGTCCAAGCAACTCGGAAGATCGTAGAAAATGGCTGGCCTTTCGAGACCAGTGTGACACGGAAGAAAAATGA